From the Prunus dulcis chromosome 4, ALMONDv2, whole genome shotgun sequence genome, one window contains:
- the LOC117623913 gene encoding F-box/kelch-repeat protein At3g23880-like: MADYFPEEVIHEILLRLPIKSLIKFRAVCKSWWSLIKSSTFIRTHFSRRTAQSSNQNDGHLLLLNALPEKVEAACQLGELFSLHWDKPEFGEYTKLVNPFICHNTAYFPKKITFLLQNFHVVATFNGLICLAANFATIIWNPSVRKFMFLPRPRIPFPTDYIRKSMIASYAFGYDSRTDDYKVSRIVSGLLSEAPCEVEVWSLSRGAWKTLSAAVIPADFNPAGISLRYRQVFVNGITHWQQSLKNEGNCIVQFDMINEVFGKITVPDALKRKNCFMSRYGESLFLV, translated from the coding sequence ATGGCAGACTACTTCCCTGAAGAAGTCATACACGAAATCCTACTGAGGCTGCCCATCAAATCTCTAATCAAATTCAGAGCAGTGTGCAAATCATGGTGGTCGCTGATCAAAAGCTCTACCTTCATCCGCACCCACTTCAGCCGCCGCACAGCCCAATCCAGCAACCAAAACGACGGTCACCTCCTTCTGCTAAACGCTTTACCTGAGAAAGTGGAAGCTGCTTGTCAGCTTGGTGAGCTTTTCTCCTTGCACTGGGACAAACCTGAATTTGGTGAATACACAAAGCTTGTAAATCCATTCATTTGCCATAACACAGCttattttccaaaaaagaTCACATTTTTACTTCAGAATTTCCATGTAGTTGCCACTTTTAATGGGCTGATATGCCTCGCTGCTAATTTTGCAACAATAATCTGGAACCCTTCTGTTAGaaagtttatgtttttgcCTAGGCCTAGAATTCCTTTTCCCACAGATTACATCAGAAAGTCTATGATAGCAAGTTACGCCTTTGGCTACGATTCGCGTACCGATGACTATAAGGTTTCAAGAATTGTGAGCGGCCTTTTAAGCGAAGCCCCATGTGAGGTTGAGGTTTGGTCATTATCCAGGGGCGCCTGGAAGACTCTTAGTGCTGCTGTTATTCCTGCGGACTTTAACCCTGCAGGTATTAGTCTTAGATACAGACAAGTTTTTGTTAATGGGATTACGCATTGGCAGCAATCCTTGAAGAACGAGGGTAATTGCATTGTGCAGTTTGATATGATCAATGAGGTATTTGGAAAGATAACGGTGCCTGATgctttgaaaagaaagaattgcTTTATGTCGAGATACGGGGAGtccctttttcttgtttga
- the LOC117625294 gene encoding uncharacterized protein At2g29880-like — MGDARQLQVNGKGKAKNDYNSWNMEESKMLLQLMVDAVSHGWRNPNGVLNKATVEAKILPKINEKLKCQKSYSHYQSRLKYFKKKYRKYTQLVHHCSRFEWDPIRKKFIGDEKLWEDYFKSYPSHIGLRTETCEDYEELQILFGNEIAIERNSLELDDDIDARFDWVEDRHVRKEEFVYDDGNKAFLPNEKEPSHQDPSPGQSSSPLLFHATSPKVPSESINQKKRTRAEYEGNTTSFETTNQAGILEKLSLSIDSIATNFQRICNLLEKREKDREKRKRENQSCIWDAIKETPNLDERARYKAVALLNTKTRRDVFFSMSLEERSDWITYLLK; from the exons ATGGGAGATGCACGACAATTGCAAGTAAATGGAAAAGGGAAGGCCAAGAATGATTATAACAGTTGGAATATGGAAGAGAGCAAGATGTTGTTACAACTCATGGTCGATGCTGTGTCTCATGGATGGCGGAATCCTAATGGCGTGCTAAACAAGGCAACTGTAGAAGCTAAAATACTTCCAAAGATTAATGAAAAACTTAAGTGTCAAAAAAGTTATTCTCATTACCAGAGTCGGTTGAAATactttaagaaaaaatatcGAAAGTATACCCAACTTGTCCATCATTGCTCTAGGTTTGAGTGGGACCCAATCAGAAAGAAATTCATTGGTGATGAAAAACTTTGGGAAGATTACTTTAAG TCCTATCCGAGCCACATAGGCCTTCGCACAGAAACTTGTGAGGACTATGAGGAATTGCAAATTTTATTTGGGAATGAAATTGCTATTGAGAGAAACTCGTTAGAATtggatgatgatattgatgcAAGATTTGATTGGGTCGAAGATAGACATGTTAGAAAAGAGGAGTTTGTTTATGATGATGGTAATAAGGCTTTTCTACCAAATGAAAAGGAACCATCACACCAAGATCCATCACCTGGACAATCTTCATCACCCTTACTCTTTCATGCCACTAGTCCGAAAGTTCCCTCAGAAAGCATCAACCAGAAGAAACGAACTAGAGCTGAGTATGAAGGGAATACTACCTCATTTGAGACCACCAATCAAGCTGGAATACTGGAAAAACTTTCTCTTAGCATTGATTCAATTGCTACCAACTTTCAGAGAATCTGTAACCTATTGGAGAAAAGGGAGAAAGAtagagagaaaaggaaaagagagaaccAAAGTTGTATCTGGGATGCTATTAAGGAGACCCCAAATTTAGATGAACGTGCTCGTTATAAAGCAGTTGCATTGCTTAATACTAAAACAAGAAGGGATGTATTTTTTAGTATGTCACTTGAAGAGCGCTCAGATTGGATAACCTACCTTTTGAAATGA
- the LOC117623908 gene encoding trifunctional UDP-glucose 4,6-dehydratase/UDP-4-keto-6-deoxy-D-glucose 3,5-epimerase/UDP-4-keto-L-rhamnose-reductase RHM1 produces the protein MGSYTPKNILITGAAGFIASHVANRLIRSYPDYNIVVLDKLDYCSNLKNLLPSKSSPNFKFVKGDIGSADLVNYLLITESIDTIMHFAAQTHVDNSFGNSFEFTKNNIYGTHVLLEACKVTGQIRRFIHVSTDEVYGETDEDAVVGNHEASQLLPTNPYSATKAGAEMLVMAYGRSYGLPVITTRGNNVYGPNQFPEKLIPKFILLAMQGKPLPIHGDGSNVRSYLYCEDVAEAFELILHKGEVGHVYNIGTKKERRVIDVAKDICRLFSVDPETNIKFVENRPFNDQRYFLDDQKLKILGWSERTIWQEGLKKTIEWYTKNPNWWGDVSGALLPHPRMLMMPGGIERHLEGSEEEKSESFVPSNTRMLVPPSKSCSSPRKPPFKFLIYGKTGWIGGVLGKLCEKQGIPFEYGKGRLQDRSSLLADIQNVRPTHVFNAAGVTGRPNVDWCESHKAETIRTNVAGTLTLADVCREHGLLMMNFATGCIFEYDAKHPEGSGVGFTEEDKPNFFGSFYSKTKAMVEELLKEFDNVCTLRVRMPISSDLNNPRNFITKISRYNKVVNIPNSLTILDELLPISIEMAKRNLRGIWNFTNPGVVSHNEILEMYKQYIDPKFTWANFTIEEQAKVIVAARSNNEMDASKLKKEFPELLPVKESLIKYVFEPNKTNSTQ, from the exons ATGGGTTCATATACCCCCAAGAACATCCTCATAACTGGGGCTGCTGGCTTCATTGCATCTCATGTTGCCAACCGGCTCATCCGCAGTTACCCTGACTACAACATTGTTGTGCTTGACAAGCTTGACTATTGTTCAAATCTGAAAAACCTCCTTCCCTCTAAATCATCACCCAATTTCAAGTTTGTTAAGGGGGACATTGGGAGTGCTGATCTTGTCAACTATCTCCTCATCACTGAGTCGATTGACACCATAATGCATTTTGCAGCCCAGACCCATGTCGACAATTCCTTTGGTAACAGCTTTGAGTTCACAAAGAACAACATCTATGGCACCCATGTTCTGCTAGAAGCATGCAAAGTGACTGGCCAAATCAGGAGGTTCATCCATGTCAGCACAGATGAGGTCTATGGTGAGACTGATGAAGATGCTGTTGTAGGAAACCATGAAGCATCTCAACTCCTCCCAACAAATCCATACTCTGCAACAAAAGCGGGAGCAGAAATGCTTGTCATGGCGTATGGGAGATCATATGGATTGCCTGTTATAACGACCCGTGGAAACAATGTTTATGGACCAAATCAATTTCCTGAAAAATTGATTCCAAAGTTCATTCTGTTGGCCATGCAAGGGAAGCCTCTTCCAATTCATGGGGATGGCTCTAATGTGAGAAGCTATCTATATTGTGAGGATGTTGCTGAAGCTTTTGAACTCATTCTTCACAAGGGGGAAGTTGGCCATGTTTACAATATTGGaacaaagaaggaaaggaGAGTTATTGACGTGGCCAAAGATATATGCAGACTTTTCTCAGTGGACCCAGAGACAAACATCAAGTTTGTTGAAAACAGACCTTTCAATGATCAGAGGTATTTCCTAGATGATCAGAAGCTGAAGATTTTGGGGTGGTCAGAGCGAACTATATGGCAAGAGGGGTTGAAGAAGACTATAGAATGGTACACTAAGAATCCTAATTGGTGGGGTGATGTATCTGGGGCACTGCTGCCTCATCCACGAATGCTGATGATGCCTGGTGGGATTGAGAGACATCTGGAAGGGTCTGAAGAGGAAAAATCTGAATCTTTTGTCCCAAGTAATACCCGAATGTTGGTTCCACCTTCCAAAAGCTGTAGCTCTCCTCGTAAACCTCCCTTTAAGTTCTTGATCTATGGTAAGACTGGCTGGATTGGAGGTGTACTTGGAAAGCTATGTGAAAAACAAGGGATTCCTTTTGAATATGGCAAAGGGCGTCTACAGGATCGATCATCACTCTTGGCAGATATTCAAAATGTCAGGCCAACCCATGTGTTCAATGCTGCTGGTGTGACTGGTAGACCTAATGTTGATTGGTGTGAATCCCATAAAGCAGAAACTATTCGAACCAACGTTGCTGGAACCTTAACCCTAGCAGATGTTTGCAGAGAGCATGGACTCTTGATGATGAATTTTGCCACTGGCTGCATATTTGAGTATGATGCTAAACATCCGGAGGGTTCTGGAGTTGGATTCACTGAAGAGGACAAacccaatttttttggttcGTTCTATTCCAAAACCAAGGCCATG GTTGAGGAGCTGTTGAAAGAATTTGACAATGTTTGCACGCTCAGAGTGCGAATGCCCATCTCATCTGACCTGAACAACCCTCGTAACTTCATCACTAAGATTTCTCGTTATAACAAAGTGGTTAATATCCCTAACAGCTTGACCATCTTGGATGAATTACTACCCATCTCTATTGAGATGGCGAAGCGGAACTTGAGAGGTATATGGAACTTTACAAACCCTGGGGTCGTTAGCCATAATGAGATTCTGGAGATGTACAAGCAATACATTGACCCAAAGTTTACATGGGCAAATTTCACAATTGAAGAGCAAGCCAAGGTTATAGTTGCAGCTCGAAGCAACAATGAAATGGATGCATCCAAGTTGAAGAAAGAGTTCCCTGAGTTGCTACCAGTCAAGGAGTCGCTGATTAAGTATGTTTTTGAACCAAACAAGACAAACTCCACACAATAA
- the LOC117623906 gene encoding alpha,alpha-trehalose-phosphate synthase [UDP-forming] 1 isoform X1, producing the protein MPGDKYNSNSSHIPNRVERLLRERELRKNSRASHLNEAHDNNRVTQPFEPDLQLREDENSKVAYVEQFLEGAAAARALTDGCEKQEGRPLRQRQRLLVVANRLPVSAVRRGEDSWSLDISAGGLVSALLGVKEFEARWIGWAGVNVPDEIGQKALTKALAEKRCIPVFLDEEIVHQYYNGYCNNILWPLFHYLGLPQEDRLATTRSFQSQFAAYKKANQMFADVVNEHYLEGDVVWCHDYHLMFLPKCLKDYNSKMKVGWFLHTPFPSSEIHRTLPSRSELLRSVLAADLVGFHTYDYARHFVSACTRILGLEGTPEGVEDQGRLTRVAAFPIGIDSERFIRALEVPQVQEHIRELKERFAGRKVMLGVDRLDMIKGIPQKILAFEKFLEENPSWRDKVVLLQIAVPTRTDVPEYQKLTSQVHEIVGRINGRFGTLTAVPIHHLDRSLDFHALCALYAVTDVALVTSLRDGMNLVSYEFVACQDAKKGVLILSEFAGAAQSLGAGAILVNPWNITEVANSIAQALNMASEEREKRHKHNFIHVTTHTAQEWAETFVSELNDTVVEAQIRTRQVPPPLPNKEAIERYSKASNRLIILGFNATLTEPVDTPERRGDQIKEMELKLHPELKEPLSALCNDPQTTIVVLSGSATEVLDDNFGELDMWLAAENGMFLRLTKGKWMTTMPEHLNMEWVESVKHVFEYFTERTPRSHLDDRATSLVWNYKYADVDFGRLQARDMLQHLWTGPISNASVDVVQGSRSVEVRPVGVTKGAAIDRILGEIVHSKSMTTPIDYVLCIGHFLGKDEDVYTFFEPDLPPEPMGLPRKMTDGQKLPSERRSSLKVPSNKNASKSAQSKTQRLLPNGEKKNANHSNGNPRWPSPEKISWNVLDLKRENYYSCTVGRTRTNARYLLQSSDDVVSFLTELAGASSATS; encoded by the exons ATGCCTGGGGATAAGTACAACAGTAATTCATCCCACATCCCAAATCGAGTTGAACGGCTCTTGAGAGAAAGGGAGCTAAGGAAGAATAGCAGGGCCTCCCACTTGAATGAAGCACATGATAACAATAGGGTGACTCAACCATTTGAGCCTGACTTACAGTTAAGAGAAGATGAAAACTCAAAAGTTGCCTATGTTGAACAATTCTTGGAAGGGGCTGCAGCTGCAAGGGCGCTTACTGATGGATGTGAAAAGCAAGAAGGGCGGCCTCTCAGACAACGACAACGACTGTTGGTTGTGGCCAACAGATTACCCGTCTCTGCAGTTAGGAGAGGTGAAGATTCATGGTCTCTGGACATCAGTGCTGGGGGTCTGGTCAGTGCCCTTTTAG GTGTAAAGGAGTTTGAAGCAAGGTGGATTGGTTGGGCAGGGGTAAATGTGCCAGATGAAATTGGGCAGAAGGCACTTACTAAAGCTCTAGCTGAGAAG AGGTGTATCCCTGTTTTTCTCGATGAGGAGATTGTTCATCAATATTACAATGGATATTGCAACAACATTTTGTGGCCCCTTTTCCATTACCTTGGACTTCCACAAGAAGATCGACTTGCCACCACCCGGAGTTTCCAGTCTCAGTTTGCTGCATATAAGAAGGCAAATCAAATGTTTGCTGATGTGGTCAATGAGCACTATTTGGAGGGTGATGTAGTTTGGTGCCATGATTACCATCTTATGTTTCTTCCAAAATGCCTGAAGGATTACAACAGCAAAATGAAAGTTGGTTGGTTTCTCCACACCCCATTTCCTTCTTCTGAAATCCATAGGACACTGCCATCACGATCAGAACTTCTCCGTTCAGTTCTTGCAGCTGATTTAGTCGG ttttcacACTTATGACTATGCACGGCACTTTGTTAGTGCTTGCACTCGCATTCTTGGACTTGAGGGTACACCTGAAGGAGTTGAGGATCAAGGGAGGCTTACTCGAGTGGCTGCG TTCCCTATTGGAATAGATTCAGAGCGCTTCATACGTGCACTGGAGGTTCCTCAAGTCCAAGAACACATCAGAGAATTGAAAGAAAGATTTGCCGGGCGAAAG GTAATGTTAGGTGTCGATCGCCTTGATATGATTAAAGGAATTCCACAAAAGATACTGGCATTTGAAAAGTTTCTTGAGGAAAACCCAAGTTGGCGCGACAAAGTGGTTTTACTGCAAATTGCGGTGCCAACAAGAACGGATGTTCCAGAGT ATCAAAAACTTACAAGCCAGGTTCATGAAATTGTTGGGCGAATTAATGGCAGATTTGGAACTTTGACTGCTGTCCCAATACATCACCTG GATCGTTCCCTTGACTTTCATGCATTATGTGCACTATATGCTGTTACAG ATGTAGCACTTGTCACATCCCTGAGAGATGGAATGAATCTTGTCAGTTATGAGTTTGTGGCATGCCAAGATGCAAAGAAAGGGGTCCTCATTCTTAGTGAG TTTGCTGGTGCCGCACAGTCTCTAGGTGCTGGAGCAATTCTAGTGAACCCATGGAACATCACAGAAGTTGCCAATTCAATTGCCCAAGCATTAAATATGGCCTctgaagaaagagagaagcgGCATAAGCATAACTTTATACATGTGACAACCCACACTGCCCAGGAATGGGCCGAAACGTTTGTAAG TGAACTTAACGACACTGTCGTAGAGGCACAAATAAGGACTAGACAGGTGCCACCACCACTTCCAAACAAGGAGGCTATTGAAAGATATTCGAAAGCAAGTAATCGATTGATCATACTG GGATTCAACGCAACATTAACTGAACCAGTGGACACACCTGAGAGACGAGGTgatcaaataaaagaaatggaaCTTAAACTGCACCCAGAGTTGAAAGAACCCTTGTCAGCACTCTGCAATGATCCACAAACAACTATTGTTGTCCTCAGCGGGAGTGCCACAGAAGTTTTAGATGAT AACTTCGGGGAGCTTGACATGTGGTTGGCAGCTGAAAATGGGATGTTTTTGCGCCTAACAAAGGGAAAATGGATGACAACAATGCCCGAACATTTGAATATGGAATGGGTTGAGAGTGTGAAG CATGTTTTTGAGTATTTCACGGAAAGAACGCCCCGGTCACATTTGGATGACCGTGCAACTTCGCTTGTGTGGAATTATAAATATGCAG ATGTTGATTTTGGAAGACTTCAAGCAAGAGATATGCTGCAGCATCTCTGGACTGGTCCAATTTCTAATGCATCTGTTGATGTTGTTCAAGGTAGCCGGTCTGTCGAGGTGCGACCAGTTGGTGTCACAAAG GGTGCAGCAATTGACCGTATATTGGGAGAGATAGTTCACAGTAAATCTATGACAACACCCATTGATTATGTGCTGTGTATTGGACATTTTCTTGGAAAG GATGAAGATGTTTACACCTTTTTTGAGCCAGATCTTCCGCCTGAGCCGATGGGTCTTCCAAGAAAGATGACTGATGGACAAAAGTTACCTAGTGAGAGAAGATCTTCATTGAAGGTTCCATCAAATAAAAATGCCTCAAAATCAGCTCAGAGCAAGACACAACGACTTTTACCAAATGGTGAGAAGAAGAATGCCAATCACAGCAATGGGAATCCACGATGGCCGTCTCCTGAGAAGATTTCATGGAATGTACTTGACCTGAAGAGGGAGAACTACTACTCTTGTACTGTCGGGCGGACGCGTACAAATGCTCGATATCTGCTTCAGTCTTCAGATGATGTTGTCTCATTTCTGACGGAGCTGGCTGGTGCCTCTTCGGCAACTTCTTAA
- the LOC117623906 gene encoding alpha,alpha-trehalose-phosphate synthase [UDP-forming] 1 isoform X2 produces the protein MPGDKYNSNSSHIPNRVERLLRERELRKNSRASHLNEAHDNNRVTQPFEPDLQLREDENSKVAYVEQFLEGAAAARALTDGCEKQEGRPLRQRQRLLVVANRLPVSAVRRGEDSWSLDISAGGLVSALLGVKEFEARWIGWAGVNVPDEIGQKALTKALAEKRCIPVFLDEEIVHQYYNGYCNNILWPLFHYLGLPQEDRLATTRSFQSQFAAYKKANQMFADVVNEHYLEGDVVWCHDYHLMFLPKCLKDYNSKMKVGWFLHTPFPSSEIHRTLPSRSELLRSVLAADLVGFHTYDYARHFVSACTRILGLEGTPEGVEDQGRLTRVAAFPIGIDSERFIRALEVPQVQEHIRELKERFAGRKVMLGVDRLDMIKGIPQKILAFEKFLEENPSWRDKVVLLQIAVPTRTDVPEYQKLTSQVHEIVGRINGRFGTLTAVPIHHLDRSLDFHALCALYAVTDVALVTSLRDGMNLVSYEFVACQDAKKGVLILSEFAGAAQSLGAGAILVNPWNITEVANSIAQALNMASEEREKRHKHNFIHVTTHTAQEWAETFVSELNDTVVEAQIRTRQVPPPLPNKEAIERYSKASNRLIILGFNATLTEPVDTPERRGDQIKEMELKLHPELKEPLSALCNDPQTTIVVLSGSATEVLDDNFGELDMWLAAENGMFLRLTKGKWMTTMPEHLNMEWVESVKHVFEYFTERTPRSHLDDRATSLVWNYKYADVDFGRLQARDMLQHLWTGPISNASVDVVQGSRSVEVRPVGVTKGAAIDRILGEIVHSKSMTTPIDYVLCIGHFLGKVLHRLIKMLHFCIV, from the exons ATGCCTGGGGATAAGTACAACAGTAATTCATCCCACATCCCAAATCGAGTTGAACGGCTCTTGAGAGAAAGGGAGCTAAGGAAGAATAGCAGGGCCTCCCACTTGAATGAAGCACATGATAACAATAGGGTGACTCAACCATTTGAGCCTGACTTACAGTTAAGAGAAGATGAAAACTCAAAAGTTGCCTATGTTGAACAATTCTTGGAAGGGGCTGCAGCTGCAAGGGCGCTTACTGATGGATGTGAAAAGCAAGAAGGGCGGCCTCTCAGACAACGACAACGACTGTTGGTTGTGGCCAACAGATTACCCGTCTCTGCAGTTAGGAGAGGTGAAGATTCATGGTCTCTGGACATCAGTGCTGGGGGTCTGGTCAGTGCCCTTTTAG GTGTAAAGGAGTTTGAAGCAAGGTGGATTGGTTGGGCAGGGGTAAATGTGCCAGATGAAATTGGGCAGAAGGCACTTACTAAAGCTCTAGCTGAGAAG AGGTGTATCCCTGTTTTTCTCGATGAGGAGATTGTTCATCAATATTACAATGGATATTGCAACAACATTTTGTGGCCCCTTTTCCATTACCTTGGACTTCCACAAGAAGATCGACTTGCCACCACCCGGAGTTTCCAGTCTCAGTTTGCTGCATATAAGAAGGCAAATCAAATGTTTGCTGATGTGGTCAATGAGCACTATTTGGAGGGTGATGTAGTTTGGTGCCATGATTACCATCTTATGTTTCTTCCAAAATGCCTGAAGGATTACAACAGCAAAATGAAAGTTGGTTGGTTTCTCCACACCCCATTTCCTTCTTCTGAAATCCATAGGACACTGCCATCACGATCAGAACTTCTCCGTTCAGTTCTTGCAGCTGATTTAGTCGG ttttcacACTTATGACTATGCACGGCACTTTGTTAGTGCTTGCACTCGCATTCTTGGACTTGAGGGTACACCTGAAGGAGTTGAGGATCAAGGGAGGCTTACTCGAGTGGCTGCG TTCCCTATTGGAATAGATTCAGAGCGCTTCATACGTGCACTGGAGGTTCCTCAAGTCCAAGAACACATCAGAGAATTGAAAGAAAGATTTGCCGGGCGAAAG GTAATGTTAGGTGTCGATCGCCTTGATATGATTAAAGGAATTCCACAAAAGATACTGGCATTTGAAAAGTTTCTTGAGGAAAACCCAAGTTGGCGCGACAAAGTGGTTTTACTGCAAATTGCGGTGCCAACAAGAACGGATGTTCCAGAGT ATCAAAAACTTACAAGCCAGGTTCATGAAATTGTTGGGCGAATTAATGGCAGATTTGGAACTTTGACTGCTGTCCCAATACATCACCTG GATCGTTCCCTTGACTTTCATGCATTATGTGCACTATATGCTGTTACAG ATGTAGCACTTGTCACATCCCTGAGAGATGGAATGAATCTTGTCAGTTATGAGTTTGTGGCATGCCAAGATGCAAAGAAAGGGGTCCTCATTCTTAGTGAG TTTGCTGGTGCCGCACAGTCTCTAGGTGCTGGAGCAATTCTAGTGAACCCATGGAACATCACAGAAGTTGCCAATTCAATTGCCCAAGCATTAAATATGGCCTctgaagaaagagagaagcgGCATAAGCATAACTTTATACATGTGACAACCCACACTGCCCAGGAATGGGCCGAAACGTTTGTAAG TGAACTTAACGACACTGTCGTAGAGGCACAAATAAGGACTAGACAGGTGCCACCACCACTTCCAAACAAGGAGGCTATTGAAAGATATTCGAAAGCAAGTAATCGATTGATCATACTG GGATTCAACGCAACATTAACTGAACCAGTGGACACACCTGAGAGACGAGGTgatcaaataaaagaaatggaaCTTAAACTGCACCCAGAGTTGAAAGAACCCTTGTCAGCACTCTGCAATGATCCACAAACAACTATTGTTGTCCTCAGCGGGAGTGCCACAGAAGTTTTAGATGAT AACTTCGGGGAGCTTGACATGTGGTTGGCAGCTGAAAATGGGATGTTTTTGCGCCTAACAAAGGGAAAATGGATGACAACAATGCCCGAACATTTGAATATGGAATGGGTTGAGAGTGTGAAG CATGTTTTTGAGTATTTCACGGAAAGAACGCCCCGGTCACATTTGGATGACCGTGCAACTTCGCTTGTGTGGAATTATAAATATGCAG ATGTTGATTTTGGAAGACTTCAAGCAAGAGATATGCTGCAGCATCTCTGGACTGGTCCAATTTCTAATGCATCTGTTGATGTTGTTCAAGGTAGCCGGTCTGTCGAGGTGCGACCAGTTGGTGTCACAAAG GGTGCAGCAATTGACCGTATATTGGGAGAGATAGTTCACAGTAAATCTATGACAACACCCATTGATTATGTGCTGTGTATTGGACATTTTCTTGGAAAG gtTCTTCACAGGCTCATCAAAATGCTCCACTTTTGCATCGTCTGA